In the genome of Ziziphus jujuba cultivar Dongzao chromosome 10, ASM3175591v1, the window aaaattgaattatgggTTTTCACTTCTGGTATGTCCACAAATTTCATGGCGTAtttaaaaaggaataaaaatatgGGTGGGTGGGGGTCGGGACCATTTGAGTCTGTTTGCAGAGTTCCACATCTTTTACCCTACTGACCATATGATTATACAACTTTCAAAAGtgcaaaaaatatgaataaagaataataataattaaaagataatagTTATCCAACTTTAAAAAGccagctttctttttttttcttttctctctcttttcctgtCTTGGGCTTTTGCCTGGCACTTGTCGCCGAGCTGAGGTCCTTGGTCAACCATGTCATAAGCCATGCTCTCTTTAATTCCAAGCAAACTTAATTATTCTCAGCCTTTGTTATGATTATAACTATCatacatacgtatatataacatataattttcttttttttttcttttttttttttttgaacttttattGTGAAGGTGGAGCACAGATACAGACAGTACCACCACCAAATGCAAATAATTACTTCTTCGTTCGAGCAAGCAGCAGGTTTTGGTTCATCAAAATCATACACTGCTTTGGCTTTACAGACAATCTCCAAGCAATTTCGATGCCTTAAAGACGCCATCTCTTCGCAAATCAAAGCCACAGGGAAAAGCTTGGGAGAAGACGATGAAGAATGTTTAGGTGCAAAGATTGAAGGATCGAGATTAAGGTATGTAGACCATCAGCTTCGTCAACAGCGAGCACTACAGCAGCTGGGAATGGGAATGATCcaacataacaataataatgctTGGAGACCACAGAGAGGATTGCCAGAACGGGCTGTTTCTGTTCTTCGTGCTTGGCTCTTTGAACACTTCCTCCACCCGTacgtgtatatatttatatatatatatttgcatatatgcatatatctaATCAATGAGTTTCTTATCCAAAGGATCCTTGGAAAAAATTTTTACCCAAGATCATCCTATTACGTACAAGTAATAAGTCGCTTATTATCGATAATAGGATGTGATCCAagagaattttcatatatataaaactttagCCAATAAAAATGGCATGTATTTCTAGCAAAActtgtgtgtgcgtgtgtgtgtgtttttaacCATGTTTTCTACCTTGGTTTTGTGTAGTTATCCAAAGGATTCCGATAAAGTATTGCTTGCAAAACAAACTGGGCTTACTCGAAGCCAGGTAACAGAAATTCTCATTACATTaggattattattatgattattttgatgaaaaatcataaaaaatctCTATCATCAGTTTTTAGGTttctttaaaagttaaaatttaaaaatatatttatgattataagagttttaataaattttattttattttttttagaattttaatattttattaaattcatataaactttaaatccatttttaaaaatatatttatgatctATATGAACTTTAACAGTTTTCATatagtaaattttatattactaaaattttaatattttactaaatttatttaaatttctaatatattttatttaaagttgaacccttaaaattctaaaaactaataataaatattctgaTAAAAAAATCCATGGAAATATTCTAACAGGAGATTGACATATCATATGCATTTATAAGTTActtctaaaattttgaatatcataattttaataaaataggaTGTACCTTCCATCATATATGGTGGGCCGTATAACTCTAAGGTAAACAtgcattaatttattaaaataatcgGAGTTCACAGATTAGTTTATGTTAAAATTTGAAGTTTATTCTTGAAATACAGGTTTCAAACTGGTTCATAAATGCGCGAGTTCGGCTATGGAAGCCAATGGTGGAAGAGATGTACTTGGAAGAAACTAAGGAACAAGAGCAAAAAGATGACACCAATCCTCAACAagacaacaacaaaaacaaaggcCTGCTGGCCGTTAACAAGAAAACATCAAGTACTTCATCGAACCTGCAGGATCATTCTACGGCTGGGGCGGCGGCTGATCAAATATCAATCGCTGGTTCATTGTCAACATCTCCAATGGGAGTTAGTAATAGTTCCCAGCTTCTTCAATCCCCGTCAGGCTTAAACGTTGTTGGTTCAAAGAAACGAAGGAGTACTTCTGAAATACTGCACAGTAATATTTCTCCAACACCGACCAATAGTAGTATTCTCTCAATGGACATGGAATATAGGAAAGTCATGAACGAGacaagtgaaaggcaaaggcaAACCAACAAGGATAATACTTATAACTCGTTTATAACTGTAGCTACAAGTGAAGCTATTACTACTGGATTTGGTGCATATCCAAATAATATTGGTCATGACTTAGGGAGGTTTCAAGCTTCTGTGGATCAATTCACGCCGAGGTTTCATGGAAATAATAGTGGTATTTCTCTCACACTTGGTCTTCCTCACATTGACAATAATCTTTCTCTCTCCGGAACACAGAAAAGCTATCTCTCAAATTCCAACCAGAACATTCCATTGGGAATTAGGAGGATGGAGGAGATTGGTACAAGATCGGAAGCTGATCAATTCTTTGCGGTGAACCAACAACCGCAGTCCTCTCAATATTCCACTGCTGGTTTTGAGAACATGGACATGCAAAACAGAAAGAGGTTTGCCGCTCAATTGCTTCCAGATTTTGTGACAtgaagaaatttgaaaaaatctaGCTGGCCTTTTTTGCCGATCCATTAATCTCTCTTTCTTATTGGTAAAATTTCAAAACCTCAAATgagatttttcaaatttagataGGATGATCATGTTCAACTTCACTTGAATTATGTTATATGTATCTTAATTATATGCTGGATTTGTTTACTTGTAAAGGATAAAAAAGatgtagtatatatatatataggaaaaataCTTAGTTTAGGGGGTGATTATAATATATTAGCTAGGTTTCGGGgattgtatatttattattttgtaatgatGTATACCTTGAGATATAAGGGTATAATCAAAACAATATTTCATCAATATGCAAAATTAGTATGTTGGGGTGTACTACAaactatttcatatatatatattgtccaaataatttctcttcgCTTGAAGTAGTTGAGATGTATAGttgacatatatgtatatacacgaAAACATTGCTGCAACTTCCGTATTTGATCTTATGTATTTTTACTTCATAAATTAAGTAAATAACAAGGAAACTAATATACAGATGGAAAGCCTACTATGTGCTAGTTCTATATATAAActttattctctctctttctttatatGTAATTGATACATCTAAATCAACCTTGTTTTGATTTTCCTAGGCAATgtcacttattattattttttttactaagtttaaattgtatttataaccatttttcttatttgatattttgaatccaCAATCTAACTATGAGTTTAAATGATTTAccaactaaattaaaatttgattaaaagtaTAACTGTTTTTATTAGCAAAATTTGATGAtacttataataatttattttctatttggttttcaaaataattcaattaatatataagTGAATTTGGTATATAAAATTCCTTAGAGAAAGGATTATTTTTTTACTGAATAATAGTATACATACCAtctaatttacaaatatatttattaaaaatacatacattattatttgattgatttataataataataatatttattatttcaaaaattcaactatttatttttaaaattataataatatattagttaattcaacttttttatttggtatGCTATATAGAGCTTTGGTACAAGAGTATCAGACATACGAAACGTGGTATTTGTTTGTCTTAGTGTAAACCGTAGAGACTAGAGAGGTAACGTGTTGAGGTCAGAG includes:
- the LOC107403944 gene encoding BEL1-like homeodomain protein 1 produces the protein MATYYNHGSSEVQASDGGIHTLYLMNPNYVTPFSDETLHHHHHQSHQLVGIPLSENNAAATGSNNSDDDDPAASSTIRPSAHQFPTAFHGTAAASRVPYSLCGGPMVGDSSGVTAIDVAAASQMAFRRPPEVPVVTGPTLQGLSLSLSSQQTVYPSEHEVPVAAISRATGLLTVGNSQSSSSGGFGGGVQSVLLGSKYLKAVQEILDEVINVGKEITKPTNSSEIGTKQKMKMNRESTPANGGSSSGGGSGSGAGSKQPAELTTAQRQELQMKKAKLASMLDEVEHRYRQYHHQMQIITSSFEQAAGFGSSKSYTALALQTISKQFRCLKDAISSQIKATGKSLGEDDEECLGAKIEGSRLRYVDHQLRQQRALQQLGMGMIQHNNNNAWRPQRGLPERAVSVLRAWLFEHFLHPYPKDSDKVLLAKQTGLTRSQVSNWFINARVRLWKPMVEEMYLEETKEQEQKDDTNPQQDNNKNKGLLAVNKKTSSTSSNLQDHSTAGAAADQISIAGSLSTSPMGVSNSSQLLQSPSGLNVVGSKKRRSTSEILHSNISPTPTNSSILSMDMEYRKVMNETSERQRQTNKDNTYNSFITVATSEAITTGFGAYPNNIGHDLGRFQASVDQFTPRFHGNNSGISLTLGLPHIDNNLSLSGTQKSYLSNSNQNIPLGIRRMEEIGTRSEADQFFAVNQQPQSSQYSTAGFENMDMQNRKRFAAQLLPDFVT